A stretch of the Solanum dulcamara chromosome 6, daSolDulc1.2, whole genome shotgun sequence genome encodes the following:
- the LOC129893473 gene encoding pentatricopeptide repeat-containing protein At3g58590: MGPDPTQPFLANNCIMSKYSTFSDFRIARQVLDNMSNRNVASYNTMISAYSRNGSLFEGWKLFSEMRSYGYVPTQFTFGGLLGCESLDIIQGFQLQALAEKLGLFYIDAVTGTALLGLLGRKGCLDEAMQVFGEMPRKNLVTLNCMISLFGQYECVEESMVVLRKLIRSGMAPSESTFVGILVCFVGELDLILGEQVHGLIVKNGLNFSVSVSNSLINMYAKCSDIQTVEKMFEDVLVKDVVSWNTMVGAMAKSERVDTALVVFRKMCVSGVMPNDTTYVSALNCCTSQQFRLLGESIHAKVIQRKFESDVYVGSALLDFYVKCDRLDGAQFCFDEISEKNVVSWNTLMLGYSSKGSSYALSLLQQMIHSGCHPTEFSFSIAVKSSGLPEVLQLHSLSIKMAYIHNDYVSSSLITSYAKSSSVDDALKFVTTNEMPLPVVASNMIANIYNRNGQFDKTQELFSDLENPDTASWNILIAACSRNGDYEEVFELLGHMRRARVSPDRYTYVSLFSVCTKLCNLGLGSSLHGLIVKTDFKRCDTFVCNIMIDMYGKCGSLASSIKIFNEMTTKNVITWTTIVSALGMHGYAYEALEKFKEMDMTGIKPDKVSFIAVLSACRHVGLVKEGMELFGQMKGKYGVEPEMDHYLVAVDLLARYGYLTEAEQLITGMSFPPNALIWRIFLEGCKKKRSIDDTLALAS, from the coding sequence ATGGGGCCAGACCCAACTCAACCCTTTTTGGCGAATAATTGTATTATGTCAAAGTATTCCACGTTCAGTGATTTCCGCATCGCACGCCAAGTGTTGGATAATATGTCCAACAGAAATGTTGCGTCATACAATACAATGATAAGTGCTTATAGTCGCAATGGGAGTTTATTTGAGGGTTGGAAGTTGTTTTCTGAGATGAGGAGTTATGGATATGTGCCGACTCAGTTTACTTTTGGTGGACTTTTGGGATGTGAGTCTTTGGATATCATTCAAGGATTTCAGTTGCAAGCTTTGGCTGAAAAATTGGGCCTTTTTTACATTGATGCTGTCACAGGGACTGCATTATTGGGTTTACTTGGCAGGAAAGGATGCTTAGATGAAGCTATGCAGGTTTTCGGCGAAATGCCTAGAAAGAATTTGGTGACTTTGAATTGTATGATATCCTTGTTTGGACAGTATGAATGTGTTGAAGAGTCAATGGTGGTGTTAAGGAAGTTGATAAGGAGTGGAATGGCTCCTTCTGAGAGCACTTTCGTGGGCATATTGGTCTGTTTTGTTGGGGAACTTGATTTAATATTAGGGGAACAAGTACATGGGTTGATAGTGAAAAATGGACTGAATTTTTCTGTTTCAGTGAGTAATTCATTGATCAACATGTATGCAAAATGCTCTGACATACAGACGGTGGAGAAAATGTTTGAGGATGTTCTTGTTAAGGATGTTGTGTCGTGGAATACAATGGTTGGTGCAATGGCGAAGAGTGAAAGAGTGGATACGGCATTGGTTGTTTTCAGGAAAATGTGTGTAAGTGGTGTAATGCCTAATGATACGACTTATGTGAGTGCTCTAAACTGCTGCACTAGCCAGCAGTTTCGATTGCTTGGGGAGTCCATCCATGCGAAAGTAATCCAGAGAAAGTTCGAATCTGATGTATATGTCGGTAGTGCTTTACTTGACTTTTATGTTAAATGTGATAGATTGGATGGTGCTCAGTTTTGCTTTGATGAAATATCCGAGAAGAATGTGGTTTCTTGGAATACATTGATGCTGGGTTACTCGAGTAAAGGTTCTTCTTATGCTCTTTCGCTGCTTCAACAAATGATTCATTCGGGTTGTCATCCAACTgagttttctttttctattgcTGTGAAATCATCAGGACTACCGGAGGTACTTCAGCTCCATTCCTTGTCTATAAAAATGGCTTACATTCATAATGATTATGTCTCTAGCAGTCTCATTACTTCATATGCAAAATCTAGTTCAGTTGATGATGCTCTAAAGTTTGTCACTACCAATGAAATGCCACTTCCTGTTGTTGCATCCAATATGATTGCAAATATTTATAACAGAAATGGACAATTTGATAAGACCCAAGAGTTGTTTTCTGACCTTGAAAATCCGGATACTGCATCTTGGAATATTTTGATAGCAGCCTGTTCTCGAAATGGTGATTACGAAGAAGTTTTTGAACTTCTTGGACACATGCGGAGGGCTAGAGTCTCCCCTGATAGATACACATATGTTAGCCTGTTTAGTGTGTGCACCAAGCTTTGTAACCTTGGTCTAGGTAGCTCACTTCATGGCCTCATTGTAAAGACTGATTTTAAGCGTTGTGACACATTTGTCTGCAATATCATGATTGACATGTATGGCAAATGCGGGAGTCTTGCAAGTTCAATCAAGATCTTCAATGAAATGACGACTAAAAATGTGATCACATGGACAACCATTGTTTCAGCCCTTGGAATGCACGGTTATGCATACGAGGCATTGGAGAAATTTAAGGAGATGGATATGACAGGGATTAAACCCGATAAGGTTTCTTTCATAGCTGTGCTTTCCGCATGTAGACACGTTGGATTAGTGAAAGAGGGGATGGAATTGTTTGGGCAGATGAAAGGGAAATATGGGGTAGAACCAGAGATGGATCACTATCTTGTTGCAGTGGACTTGCTGGCTAGGTATGGCTATTTGACAGAAGCCGAGCAGTTAATCACTGGAATGTCTTTCCCTCCAAATGCTCTAATATGGCGCATTTTTTTGGAAGGCTGCAAGAAAAAGAGAAGCATAGACGACACTCTCGCTCTTGCTTCATAA
- the LOC129893302 gene encoding transcription factor TCP4-like, translated as MKRATGGGVGGEIVQVEGGHILRSTGRKDRHSKVYTAKGPRDRRVRLAAHTAIQFYDVQDRLGYDRPSKAVDWLIKKAKNAIDKLDELPPWNSNQVPSSTTEADVTVLEQQSEYQLQRELEENNQSQVNSSNSYLMQGEEPPHESLGDTMKSFFPMNSGTSLMNFQNYPHEIMSRSSLQNEDLGLSLHTTFHRASASSHDDHSTLFSNQNFEANYPRMASWNILPQTFFTQNASAFTQREPLQSNFSHLINHHTNWEERPLMNGLIHQAEITNNSRHFTTDFQVPARIHGEHHEDPSSASPNAHHH; from the coding sequence ATGAAGAGAGCAACGGGAGGAGGAGTAGGAGGAGAGATAGTGCAAGTTGAAGGAGGTCATATTCTCCGGTCTACCGGTCGAAAGGACAGGCATAGCAAAGTTTATACGGCGAAAGGACCAAGAGACCGGAGGGTCCGTTTAGCAGCTCACACAGCTATTCAATTTTACGACGTGCAGGACCGATTGGGTTATGACCGGCCTAGTAAGGCGGTGGATTGGCTCATCAAAAAGGCGAAAAATGCTATTGACAAGTTAGATGAATTGCCTCCTTGGAACTCGAATCAGGTTCCAAGTAGTACTACTGAAGCTGATGTTACGGTGTTAGAACAACAGTCGGAGTATCAGCTTCAAAGAGAATTAGAAGAAAATAACCAAAGTCAGGTTAATTCTTCTAATTCCTACCTGATGCAAGGCGAAGAACCACCACATGAATCACTTGGTGATACTATGAAATCATTTTTTCCAATGAATTCGGGAACTTCACTTATGAATTTCCAAAACTACCCACATGAGATAATGTCAAGATCTTCGTTACAGAACGAAGATCTTGGCTTATCTCTTCACACAACTTTTCATAGGGCTTCAGCTTCTAGTCATGATGACCATTCTACCCTTTtctcaaatcaaaattttgaagCAAATTATCCAAGAATGGCAAGTTGGAATATACTGCCACAAACATTTTTCACTCAAAATGCTTCTGCATTTACTCAAAGGGAACCCCTTCAGTCCAATTTTTCACACTTGATTAATCATCATACAAATTGGGAAGAAAGGCCATTAATGAATGGATTAATCCATCAAGCTGAAATTACCAATAATAGCAGACATTTCACTACAGATTTTCAAGTACCAGCTAGGATTCATGGCGAACATCATGAAGATCCTTCCTCTGCTTCTCCTAATGCTCACCACCATTGA